The Sulfurimonas hydrogeniphila genome includes a window with the following:
- a CDS encoding LptF/LptG family permease: MLAFRYISWHYIKYFLIILIALVLFVVGFDYMGSAQDLSKSSANLILIYLVYKSFSAIDILLPIALVFGMISTKIYLIRSNALVSFFSLGYSRVDVLRPFVLVSTAVIVLFIALHAWSNFARAEEFSRNIKKNSQYLSPTRDLFFAYKGKYIYFSKLLPLQETAKNIRVFSVTNESLKEVVVAKSARYIDNYWFIRQADIITKPDDLSLASPGIKVTKAKDLKILEGFRPKMLDQVYEGKVNFTIIDAVDAMLLLNKQNINTDNIKSALYKIFIYPFFVPCLIVIIFFFVPMSVRFLNVSLFTFGAILATLLTWGILFFLIKLANNKVIPSEVGIVLPVAILALLAFFQWYRHRTLLS, encoded by the coding sequence ATGTTAGCATTCAGATATATTTCATGGCACTATATAAAATATTTTTTGATTATACTGATAGCTTTGGTTCTGTTTGTTGTCGGTTTTGACTATATGGGCAGTGCCCAGGATTTATCCAAGTCATCGGCAAACCTTATTTTGATTTATCTGGTGTACAAATCATTTTCTGCCATAGATATTTTACTGCCAATCGCACTGGTATTTGGAATGATATCTACAAAAATATATCTTATCCGCTCCAATGCACTTGTTTCATTCTTTTCTTTGGGATATTCAAGAGTAGATGTTTTGCGTCCCTTTGTTCTTGTTTCTACCGCTGTTATTGTTCTGTTTATAGCGCTGCATGCGTGGTCGAATTTTGCCAGAGCAGAAGAGTTTTCCAGAAATATTAAAAAGAATTCACAATATTTAAGTCCCACACGCGATCTTTTTTTTGCGTACAAGGGAAAGTATATATATTTTTCAAAACTGCTTCCTTTGCAGGAAACTGCGAAGAATATTCGTGTGTTTAGTGTTACAAATGAGTCTTTAAAAGAAGTGGTTGTTGCCAAGTCAGCCAGATACATAGATAACTACTGGTTTATCAGGCAGGCTGACATTATTACAAAGCCTGATGATTTGTCTCTTGCCTCACCCGGAATAAAAGTCACTAAAGCAAAAGATTTGAAAATTTTAGAAGGGTTTCGCCCTAAAATGCTTGACCAGGTATATGAGGGAAAAGTGAACTTTACAATTATAGATGCCGTGGATGCTATGCTTTTACTGAATAAACAAAACATTAATACGGATAATATCAAGTCAGCACTTTATAAAATATTTATCTATCCTTTTTTTGTTCCGTGTCTCATTGTTATAATATTTTTCTTTGTCCCAATGAGTGTACGATTTTTGAATGTTTCTCTTTTTACATTTGGTGCAATCCTGGCAACGTTGCTCACCTGGGGAATTCTCTTTTTTCTGATAAAGCTTGCAAACAATAAAGTGATACCGAGTGAAGTCGGGATAGTTCTTCCTGTTGCGATATTGGCTCTATTGGCCTTTTTTCAGTGGTATAGACACAGAACACTACTGTCTTAG
- the lysA gene encoding diaminopimelate decarboxylase has product MIDFKALADEYGTPLYVYDFDYMSAQYTELKEAFRGRKSIIAYAVKANSNLSVVRHFAKMGSGADCVSIGEVRRALLAGIPAYKIIFSGVGKSDEEIREAIEKDILYINVESEAELDRVEAIAERLDKPSRISIRVNPNIDPQTHPYISTGLHDNKFGVDLSSAKRMYIKAKNSQYLDPVGIHFHIGSQLTQLQPIREAAEIVADLVRSLQAIDIELKFFDVGGGLGVKYDNEETIKPYDYAQAILGTLTALDLTILCEPGRFLTANAGYFVTRVLYEKQNGDKKFVVVDGAMNDLLRPSLYNAYHKIEAITDNNGPVREVDIVGPVCESGDFFAKNYPLPELKRNDLLVIHSAGAYGFGMGSNYNTRGRSAEVAVENSKARLIRKRECFEDLICLEQEFLVD; this is encoded by the coding sequence ATGATTGATTTTAAAGCATTGGCAGATGAGTATGGAACACCCTTGTACGTATATGATTTTGATTATATGTCCGCACAGTATACAGAGTTAAAAGAAGCATTCAGGGGACGTAAGTCTATTATTGCTTATGCAGTAAAAGCAAATTCAAATTTAAGTGTTGTTCGTCATTTTGCAAAAATGGGCAGTGGTGCTGACTGTGTTTCTATCGGTGAAGTGCGTCGTGCTCTTTTGGCAGGAATTCCCGCATATAAAATTATATTTTCTGGTGTCGGCAAAAGTGATGAGGAGATACGTGAAGCGATAGAAAAAGATATTTTATATATCAATGTTGAAAGCGAAGCGGAGCTTGATCGGGTTGAGGCTATTGCAGAGAGACTGGACAAGCCTTCACGCATAAGTATCAGAGTGAATCCCAATATTGACCCGCAGACACATCCTTATATCTCTACCGGACTGCATGACAATAAATTTGGTGTGGATCTCTCAAGTGCTAAACGTATGTATATCAAGGCTAAAAATTCTCAATATTTGGACCCTGTCGGTATTCATTTTCATATAGGCTCACAACTGACACAATTGCAGCCGATAAGAGAAGCTGCCGAAATAGTTGCAGATTTGGTGCGTTCACTGCAGGCTATTGATATAGAGTTGAAGTTTTTTGATGTTGGTGGCGGACTTGGCGTCAAATATGATAATGAAGAGACGATAAAACCATATGATTATGCACAGGCAATTTTAGGAACACTTACGGCACTTGATTTGACGATTCTTTGTGAACCGGGCAGGTTTTTGACGGCAAATGCAGGATACTTTGTGACGAGAGTTCTCTATGAAAAACAAAATGGTGATAAAAAATTTGTTGTTGTTGACGGTGCAATGAATGATCTGCTGCGTCCGTCACTCTATAATGCATATCATAAGATAGAAGCAATTACAGACAATAATGGTCCGGTGAGAGAAGTAGACATAGTCGGTCCGGTGTGTGAAAGCGGTGACTTTTTTGCGAAAAACTATCCTCTGCCGGAGCTAAAGAGAAATGATTTGCTTGTGATTCACAGTGCCGGTGCCTATGGATTTGGAATGGGGAGCAATTACAATACACGTGGACGAAGTGCGGAAGTCGCTGTTGAAAACTCCAAAGCAAGACTTATCAGAAAAAGAGAGTGCTTTGAAGATCTTATCTGTCTAGAACAAGAATTTTTAGTAGACTAA
- a CDS encoding HAD-IIA family hydrolase, giving the protein MYFIDVQGTLISDEDKSPIDGSREFIQMLNREHIPYMIITNNTKKASQNFLAYLNRLGFEFDATKYLDPLMLLESRVEKEAVAAYGAKEFLQTLQSMGYKLDYTNPKTVLIAIKEDFSADEYAQMIDFLLDGAKLVGMHETSIYAKNNRRYPGVGAILKMLEFATSCSYDVVGKPSQAFYNEALKRIKRQNPAADFQNITIISDDVKGDLGGAKELGMKTLFVTSGKYKSAEEIVPFLKEANIPDFIYKNMQDILIRHKMEQ; this is encoded by the coding sequence ATGTATTTTATAGATGTGCAGGGAACGCTTATCAGTGATGAAGACAAATCTCCAATAGATGGAAGCAGGGAGTTTATACAAATGCTCAATCGTGAGCATATTCCTTATATGATCATAACAAATAATACAAAAAAAGCATCACAGAATTTTTTGGCATATCTAAACAGACTGGGTTTTGAATTTGACGCGACAAAGTACCTTGATCCTTTAATGCTTCTGGAATCCCGTGTCGAAAAAGAGGCTGTGGCTGCATATGGTGCAAAAGAGTTTTTACAAACACTGCAAAGCATGGGATACAAACTTGACTACACAAACCCCAAAACCGTACTGATTGCCATAAAAGAGGATTTTTCTGCGGATGAATATGCACAAATGATAGATTTTTTACTTGATGGTGCGAAACTTGTCGGTATGCATGAGACATCTATTTATGCAAAAAACAACAGGCGCTACCCTGGAGTAGGTGCGATTTTGAAGATGCTTGAATTCGCGACAAGCTGTTCTTATGATGTTGTAGGCAAACCAAGTCAGGCATTTTACAATGAAGCACTTAAAAGAATTAAAAGACAAAATCCTGCCGCAGATTTTCAAAACATAACTATTATCAGTGATGATGTAAAAGGTGATTTGGGCGGAGCAAAAGAGCTTGGTATGAAAACACTCTTTGTAACAAGCGGAAAATATAAAAGTGCCGAGGAAATTGTCCCTTTTTTAAAAGAAGCAAATATCCCCGATTTTATATATAAAAATATGCAGGATATTTTAATCCGCCACAAGATGGAGCAATAA
- the pheA gene encoding prephenate dehydratase: MKTLDDCREAIDAIDNEMLTLLNKRMKVVQRVGEIKKETGGAIYRPEREKAIIDRLVSLNEKEGGLLNNKAIEAIFLEIFAVARNLELPERIAYLGPEGSFTHQAAESRFGAMSDYLSLNSIASVFKTLESGRAKFAVVPIENSRDGIVGETLDLLAKSPMKIVAELYMPIHMSFATKAEKLEDITKIYSKDKGFGQCREFLNEHGLINVELIPVESTAKAAILAAREPNSAAICSHIAAKLYGLPTLFENIEDAIDNTTRFVILSDFKNSVSENDKTSILVRLKDAVEAGSLVRFLQDFEEEKINLSKIESRPSRDKGGFGYWFYIDFYGHIDEEKIQKVIQKHKDEVTWLGSYVKGEE; this comes from the coding sequence ATGAAAACTTTAGATGACTGTAGAGAAGCGATAGATGCGATCGACAATGAGATGCTTACACTGTTGAATAAGCGTATGAAAGTTGTCCAGAGAGTCGGAGAAATCAAAAAAGAGACCGGTGGCGCAATCTATAGACCAGAACGTGAAAAAGCAATTATTGACAGACTGGTTTCTTTGAATGAAAAAGAGGGCGGACTGTTAAATAACAAAGCGATAGAAGCAATATTTTTAGAAATTTTTGCTGTGGCAAGAAATTTGGAACTGCCGGAACGTATAGCCTATTTGGGGCCTGAAGGGAGTTTTACGCATCAGGCGGCTGAGAGCCGTTTTGGGGCTATGAGTGACTATCTTTCGTTAAATTCTATCGCTTCTGTATTTAAAACACTTGAATCCGGCCGTGCCAAATTTGCAGTTGTGCCTATTGAAAATTCCCGTGACGGAATTGTTGGAGAGACACTTGATCTGCTTGCAAAAAGTCCTATGAAAATTGTTGCAGAACTTTATATGCCGATACACATGTCTTTTGCAACAAAGGCGGAAAAACTTGAGGATATTACAAAAATCTACTCAAAAGACAAAGGCTTTGGGCAGTGTCGGGAATTTTTAAATGAACATGGTTTGATCAATGTTGAACTGATCCCGGTAGAATCGACGGCAAAAGCAGCCATTTTGGCGGCACGTGAGCCAAATTCGGCTGCAATATGTTCTCATATTGCAGCAAAACTGTATGGACTTCCTACTCTGTTTGAAAACATTGAAGATGCCATAGACAATACAACGCGTTTCGTCATTTTAAGTGATTTTAAAAATTCTGTCAGCGAGAATGATAAAACTTCGATACTGGTACGATTAAAAGACGCTGTTGAAGCTGGTTCTCTGGTGCGTTTTTTACAGGATTTTGAAGAAGAGAAGATAAATCTTTCAAAAATTGAGTCTCGTCCCTCAAGAGACAAAGGTGGTTTTGGCTACTGGTTTTATATAGACTTTTATGGTCATATAGATGAGGAAAAGATTCAAAAAGTCATACAGAAACATAAAGACGAAGTCACTTGGCTTGGAAGTTACGTAAAGGGTGAAGAGTGA
- the hisC gene encoding histidinol-phosphate transaminase, whose amino-acid sequence MKFNKKLQNIKTYEAGKPIELVVREFGIEPKDIVKLASNENPYGCSPKVQSAVAKILPNMALYPDDSMLKLKNALTKKYATEHKNLIIGSGSDQVIEFIMHAKADENSKILMNSVTFAMYEIYAKHVGAEIVRTASQEHDLDEFYGLYKETNPAIIFLCTPNNPTGDAIDADKLMKFIEKIDNDTLVVVDGAYMEYAAYKDKSKKIMPQELVEKFENVIYLGTFSKAYGLGGMRVGYGISSENIIKELYKLRPPFNITTLSLEAASVALEDEEFVNNCIALNFQEMKRYEEFANEQKIDIIESYTNFVTLCLNNTQNSTEISNALLRKGMIVRDLSGYGLNAIRVTVGTKEQNSRFFELASLLL is encoded by the coding sequence GTGAAATTTAATAAAAAACTACAAAATATCAAAACTTATGAGGCGGGCAAGCCTATAGAACTTGTCGTACGTGAATTCGGCATAGAACCAAAAGATATTGTAAAACTTGCTTCAAATGAAAATCCGTATGGATGCTCCCCCAAAGTACAAAGTGCCGTGGCAAAAATTCTACCGAATATGGCACTTTATCCTGATGACAGTATGCTTAAACTTAAAAATGCGTTAACAAAAAAATATGCAACAGAGCACAAAAATCTTATTATCGGCAGCGGAAGTGACCAGGTTATAGAATTTATTATGCATGCAAAAGCTGATGAAAATTCCAAAATACTGATGAACAGTGTGACTTTCGCAATGTATGAGATTTATGCGAAACATGTCGGGGCAGAGATTGTGAGAACTGCATCACAGGAGCATGATTTAGATGAATTTTATGGGCTTTATAAAGAGACAAATCCTGCGATAATTTTTTTGTGCACACCGAATAACCCGACAGGGGATGCAATAGATGCAGACAAATTGATGAAGTTTATAGAAAAAATCGACAATGATACTTTGGTTGTTGTAGACGGTGCCTATATGGAATATGCTGCATATAAAGACAAAAGTAAAAAAATCATGCCTCAAGAGTTGGTTGAAAAATTTGAAAATGTCATTTATCTGGGTACTTTTTCAAAAGCCTACGGACTTGGAGGCATGCGTGTCGGGTATGGTATTTCGTCAGAAAATATTATAAAAGAACTGTATAAACTGAGACCGCCTTTTAACATAACGACATTGTCGCTTGAAGCTGCCAGTGTTGCACTTGAAGATGAGGAATTTGTAAATAATTGTATCGCTTTAAATTTCCAGGAGATGAAACGCTATGAAGAGTTTGCAAATGAGCAAAAAATAGATATAATAGAGAGTTATACAAACTTTGTTACTTTATGCCTGAATAACACACAAAATTCGACAGAAATTTCTAATGCTTTATTGCGTAAAGGAATGATAGTACGGGATTTAAGTGGTTATGGGTTGAATGCAATTCGTGTAACTGTCGGAACAAAAGAGCAAAACAGCCGTTTTTTTGAACTTGCATCACTGTTATTATAA
- the fliF gene encoding flagellar basal-body MS-ring/collar protein FliF — protein MDFKVLFSQLSVLYAKLTKQQKMIIAAAVIGIVAFLIFLVVFTAKKTSLDRYEVLFDSLTPSEAAKVVEQLDKDNIPYKIEANNVIKVPRDIVYKERISIASLGIPKNRGVGFELFDKQEFGATNFDQKIKHLRALEGELSRTISALSPVEKATVSLALPKETLFVSKQVDPTASVMVQLVEGRMLTSKQIRGIKNLVAAAVPKLKPSNVMLIDSDGVTLGDDDEMAQMSELSIAQQKYKIKEEKKKQEKIIDVIAPFVGGSDKVVAQVTIEFDFSQKNSTSEKYDPENVVRSEQVNEEKREGSAPKEVGGVPGTVSNIGPVQGLASNKMVEKYSKNSGTTNYEVGKTVSTTKSQFARIKRITAAVVVDGKYKPKLDKEGNPTDEMEYVPLDAADINALTSLASRSIGIDPKRGDQISVQNLQFERASVSGGAQGVNKAIAFSETYLAPFSGLLKYLFVFILLFVLYKKVIAPFADKMLEVSKEEEELVAPSLELDEEEGDDLVEKVQKMRKKVEEQLGMGSNFNEDDLKHEVILEKVKTMAEDRPEEVASLLEALLSEESEVPSKERK, from the coding sequence ATGGATTTTAAAGTACTTTTTTCGCAATTATCAGTTTTGTATGCAAAACTTACAAAACAGCAAAAAATGATTATAGCAGCTGCTGTAATAGGTATTGTTGCTTTTTTGATTTTTTTAGTTGTTTTTACTGCTAAAAAAACCTCACTTGACAGATATGAAGTACTTTTTGATTCTCTGACACCCTCTGAAGCTGCAAAAGTTGTAGAACAGCTTGATAAAGATAATATTCCTTATAAAATTGAAGCAAACAATGTTATCAAAGTGCCTCGTGATATTGTGTACAAAGAGAGGATTTCTATTGCCTCTTTGGGTATTCCAAAAAACAGAGGCGTGGGATTTGAACTTTTTGACAAACAGGAATTCGGTGCTACAAATTTTGATCAAAAAATCAAGCATCTGCGCGCATTGGAAGGTGAACTCTCCCGTACTATCAGTGCACTTTCACCTGTAGAAAAAGCAACAGTGAGCCTTGCTCTGCCGAAAGAGACTCTTTTTGTCTCCAAACAGGTTGATCCGACAGCCTCTGTAATGGTGCAGCTGGTTGAGGGAAGGATGCTTACTTCCAAGCAAATCAGGGGAATTAAAAATCTTGTCGCAGCAGCTGTGCCAAAACTAAAACCTTCTAATGTAATGTTGATTGACAGTGACGGCGTAACACTTGGTGATGACGATGAAATGGCGCAGATGAGTGAACTCTCTATTGCTCAGCAAAAATATAAAATAAAAGAAGAGAAAAAAAAGCAGGAAAAAATCATTGATGTCATCGCACCTTTTGTAGGCGGCAGTGACAAGGTTGTGGCACAGGTAACCATAGAATTTGATTTTTCACAAAAAAACTCTACTTCCGAAAAATATGATCCTGAAAATGTTGTGCGAAGCGAACAGGTTAATGAAGAAAAAAGAGAAGGAAGTGCCCCAAAAGAAGTCGGAGGCGTTCCTGGAACGGTAAGCAACATTGGTCCGGTACAGGGACTTGCCTCAAATAAAATGGTGGAGAAATATTCAAAAAACTCCGGCACAACGAATTATGAAGTCGGAAAAACCGTCAGCACTACAAAGAGTCAGTTTGCAAGAATCAAAAGGATAACGGCTGCAGTTGTCGTTGACGGAAAATACAAACCAAAACTGGACAAAGAGGGGAATCCAACTGATGAGATGGAGTATGTGCCTTTGGATGCTGCGGACATAAATGCCTTAACCTCTCTTGCCAGTCGTTCTATCGGTATTGATCCTAAAAGAGGCGATCAAATCAGTGTACAAAATTTGCAGTTTGAAAGAGCATCTGTAAGCGGAGGGGCTCAGGGAGTCAACAAAGCTATTGCATTCAGTGAAACATATTTGGCTCCATTTTCCGGTTTGCTGAAATATCTGTTTGTGTTTATCCTGTTGTTTGTTTTGTACAAAAAAGTCATTGCTCCGTTTGCGGATAAGATGCTTGAAGTGTCAAAAGAAGAAGAAGAACTTGTTGCGCCTTCACTGGAACTGGATGAAGAAGAGGGCGATGATTTGGTCGAAAAAGTACAAAAAATGCGTAAAAAAGTTGAAGAGCAACTTGGTATGGGAAGTAATTTTAATGAAGATGACCTCAAACATGAGGTTATCCTGGAAAAAGTAAAAACTATGGCGGAGGATAGACCTGAAGAGGTGGCTTCTTTGCTGGAGGCTCTTTTGAGTGAAGAGTCTGAAGTTCCATCTAAAGAGAGGAAGTAA
- the fliG gene encoding flagellar motor switch protein FliG produces MATLTQQQQAALDEMSMAEKIAILLLQLGEDATAAIFSNMGVEAITEISKYIAANRTIDKAIATAVLEEFHAIFQSGQYMTSGGMEYARELLYRTLGPEEAKKILDKLSKSMQNTQNFAYLSKIKPQQLSDFIINEHPQTIALILAHMDPTEAADTLQYFPDDLRSEVAMRMAKLGDISPSVIKRVSAVLESKLESLASYKVEVGGTRAVADIFNRLGAKSSKATLANIEQVDEELATQIKEMMFTFEDIVTLDKNSIAEILKAVDKAELMLALKSAPEELKEKFFSAMSERAREAFEEEMQFLGAVKMKDVEAAQRKIVEVVNQLAEAGTIQMGSSEEMIE; encoded by the coding sequence ATGGCTACTTTAACACAGCAGCAACAGGCCGCACTTGATGAAATGAGTATGGCAGAAAAAATTGCCATACTTCTGCTGCAGTTGGGTGAAGACGCAACAGCGGCAATATTTTCAAATATGGGTGTTGAGGCTATTACTGAAATATCAAAATATATTGCAGCAAACAGAACTATTGACAAGGCAATAGCAACTGCTGTTTTAGAAGAGTTTCATGCGATATTTCAGTCGGGTCAGTATATGACATCAGGCGGTATGGAGTATGCAAGAGAACTGCTCTACAGAACACTCGGTCCCGAAGAGGCAAAAAAGATTTTAGACAAACTCTCAAAAAGCATGCAAAATACACAAAACTTTGCCTATCTTTCAAAAATCAAACCACAACAGCTTTCAGACTTTATTATCAATGAACATCCACAAACAATTGCTTTGATTTTGGCACATATGGACCCTACTGAGGCTGCCGACACATTGCAGTATTTTCCGGATGATTTGCGAAGTGAAGTTGCGATGCGTATGGCAAAACTCGGAGACATTTCCCCTTCGGTTATCAAACGGGTTTCTGCTGTTCTTGAATCAAAACTTGAATCGCTTGCTTCTTATAAAGTAGAAGTTGGCGGAACACGTGCGGTTGCAGATATCTTTAACCGCCTTGGTGCAAAAAGCTCTAAAGCGACTTTGGCAAATATTGAGCAGGTCGATGAAGAGTTGGCAACACAGATTAAAGAGATGATGTTTACTTTTGAAGATATTGTGACTTTGGACAAGAATTCTATTGCAGAGATTTTAAAGGCTGTAGACAAAGCAGAATTGATGCTGGCACTCAAATCTGCTCCGGAAGAGTTAAAAGAGAAGTTTTTCTCTGCAATGAGTGAGCGGGCTCGAGAAGCCTTTGAAGAAGAGATGCAGTTCCTGGGAGCAGTCAAAATGAAAGATGTTGAGGCGGCTCAGAGAAAAATTGTGGAAGTGGTCAATCAGTTGGCTGAAGCGGGAACTATCCAAATGGGCTCCAGCGAAGAGATGATAGAGTAA
- the fliH gene encoding flagellar assembly protein FliH, producing the protein MATIISENEINEHNVQKYSFKVIAMGSKEEQKKENKVFTQEDNPKARASDVDSSALSTSSKDSLIESLMKKTDEMSSNFIKLQMRLEAKEEEFQEELKKAREEAFAEGLKAGEAKAREEIDKTLRSKLELLTNSIQKLEESASEFEKALEGIKNELLHAAIDIAKEVVQIEVSENSSQIAKKLSDELIQELQNASKITLKVNPKDHSAIAEHFTKLEHVKVLPESAVSEGGVIVLSDAGNIDAQISKRFERVKKAALSE; encoded by the coding sequence ATGGCAACTATAATATCTGAAAATGAAATTAACGAGCATAATGTGCAAAAATACAGTTTTAAAGTTATTGCAATGGGCTCAAAAGAAGAGCAAAAAAAAGAAAACAAGGTATTTACACAAGAAGACAATCCAAAGGCAAGAGCTTCGGATGTTGATTCGAGTGCTCTGAGTACGAGTTCAAAAGATTCGCTTATAGAGTCTTTAATGAAAAAAACAGATGAAATGTCATCAAACTTTATAAAATTGCAAATGAGACTCGAAGCCAAAGAAGAAGAGTTTCAAGAAGAACTGAAAAAAGCCAGGGAAGAGGCTTTTGCTGAAGGCTTGAAGGCCGGAGAGGCAAAAGCAAGAGAAGAGATCGACAAAACACTGCGTAGTAAACTCGAGCTTTTGACAAACTCCATACAAAAACTTGAAGAGAGTGCGAGTGAATTTGAAAAAGCTTTAGAAGGGATAAAGAACGAATTGCTGCATGCGGCCATAGACATTGCAAAAGAGGTTGTACAGATTGAAGTCAGTGAAAATTCCTCACAGATTGCTAAAAAACTCAGTGATGAGTTGATACAGGAATTACAAAATGCTTCTAAAATAACACTGAAGGTCAATCCAAAAGATCACAGCGCTATCGCAGAACATTTTACCAAACTTGAGCATGTAAAAGTTTTGCCTGAAAGTGCAGTAAGTGAAGGCGGTGTTATAGTTTTGAGTGATGCAGGCAATATTGATGCACAAATATCAAAAAGATTTGAGAGAGTAAAAAAGGCAGCTTTAAGTGAGTAG
- the dxs gene encoding 1-deoxy-D-xylulose-5-phosphate synthase — protein sequence MNIKEKSIKELEALSEDIRKRILEVVSKNGGHLSSTLGATEIIVAMHKVFDSQKDPFIFDVSHQAYAHKLLTGRWEEFDTLRQFNGICGYTKPSESSDDYFVAGHSSTSISLGVGAAKAIALKGQQNERIPVVLIGDGSMTAGMVYEALNELGERKYPMIIILNDNEMSIAKPIGAISRMLSSAMASPFYQRFKKNTESFVDNFGDGARYIAKRMEESLKLITPGILFEEMGINYIGPIDGHNIAQLVEILKTARKLNEPVIIHAQTLKGKGYEIAEGKEEKWHGVGPFDLSSGSSAKKAATKSATQIYTESLLSLCEKNEKIVGVTAAMPSGTGLSELIKKYPTRFWDVAIAEQHAVTSMAALAKEGFKPFCSIYSTFLQRAYDQVIHDTCLMDLPVVFALDRAGIVGEDGETHQGVFDVSYLRTIPNMTLFAPRDEKSFHQAMGFAAKYEHPCSLRYPRGSFTETDLPESAPFELGKSQLLQTAKSNILFIGYGNGVGRAYQTAQYMKEDVSILDLRFVKPLDEEMLKDLSNRYNKWFVFSDTAKYGGVGSAILEFLAKENILNISVVSFEYEDAFITHGNTRVVEESLELLPEQLAKKVTNHKP from the coding sequence ATGAATATAAAAGAGAAAAGTATTAAAGAGCTTGAAGCTCTCAGTGAAGATATAAGAAAACGAATTTTGGAAGTTGTGAGTAAGAATGGCGGACATTTGAGTTCTACTCTCGGGGCTACAGAGATAATTGTGGCAATGCATAAAGTATTTGATTCTCAAAAGGATCCTTTTATCTTTGATGTATCACACCAGGCGTATGCCCACAAACTGCTTACAGGAAGATGGGAAGAATTTGATACACTCAGACAGTTTAACGGAATATGCGGTTATACAAAACCAAGCGAAAGCAGCGATGACTATTTTGTGGCAGGACACAGTTCCACTTCAATATCTTTGGGAGTCGGGGCTGCAAAAGCCATAGCGCTTAAAGGTCAGCAAAATGAACGTATTCCCGTGGTGCTTATCGGTGACGGTTCTATGACGGCAGGTATGGTGTATGAGGCGTTAAATGAGTTGGGTGAGAGAAAGTACCCGATGATTATTATTTTAAATGATAATGAGATGAGCATAGCAAAACCTATTGGTGCAATCAGCAGAATGCTCAGCTCTGCCATGGCATCTCCTTTTTACCAAAGATTTAAAAAAAATACGGAGAGTTTTGTCGACAACTTTGGTGACGGTGCCAGATATATTGCAAAGCGCATGGAAGAATCTTTGAAGCTCATTACTCCGGGCATACTCTTTGAAGAGATGGGGATTAACTATATAGGTCCAATAGACGGGCACAATATTGCACAACTTGTAGAGATACTCAAAACGGCAAGAAAATTAAACGAACCGGTTATAATTCATGCACAGACTCTTAAAGGGAAAGGGTATGAAATTGCAGAAGGCAAAGAAGAAAAATGGCATGGTGTCGGTCCGTTTGATCTCTCCAGCGGAAGTTCTGCCAAAAAAGCCGCAACAAAAAGCGCTACACAGATATATACCGAGTCTCTTCTTTCTTTGTGTGAAAAAAATGAGAAGATCGTCGGTGTTACAGCAGCAATGCCAAGCGGTACAGGGCTAAGTGAGCTTATAAAAAAATATCCGACACGTTTTTGGGATGTGGCTATTGCAGAACAGCATGCCGTGACTTCTATGGCAGCACTGGCAAAAGAGGGATTTAAACCTTTTTGCAGTATTTATTCTACATTTTTGCAGCGTGCCTATGATCAGGTAATTCACGATACCTGCTTGATGGATCTGCCTGTTGTATTTGCACTTGACCGTGCCGGAATTGTTGGAGAAGACGGAGAAACCCACCAGGGTGTATTTGATGTCAGTTATTTGCGGACTATTCCAAATATGACACTGTTTGCACCTAGAGATGAGAAGAGTTTTCATCAGGCAATGGGTTTTGCCGCAAAATATGAGCATCCGTGTTCTTTGCGTTATCCCAGGGGTTCTTTTACAGAAACTGATTTGCCTGAGTCTGCACCTTTTGAACTTGGAAAATCCCAGCTTTTACAGACGGCAAAGAGCAATATTCTTTTTATCGGTTACGGAAATGGTGTCGGACGGGCATATCAAACAGCACAATACATGAAAGAAGATGTAAGTATTCTCGATTTACGTTTTGTAAAACCGCTTGATGAAGAGATGCTCAAAGATTTGTCAAACAGGTATAACAAATGGTTTGTTTTTTCAGATACGGCAAAGTATGGCGGTGTCGGCTCTGCAATTTTAGAGTTTTTGGCAAAGGAGAATATTTTAAATATATCCGTTGTATCCTTTGAATACGAGGATGCATTTATCACACACGGCAATACAAGAGTTGTAGAAGAGTCTTTAGAACTCTTGCCTGAACAACTGGCAAAAAAAGTCACAAACCATAAACCTTAG